One Mesoplodon densirostris isolate mMesDen1 chromosome X, mMesDen1 primary haplotype, whole genome shotgun sequence genomic region harbors:
- the AKAP17A gene encoding A-kinase anchor protein 17A isoform X1: protein MAAATIVHDTSEAVELCPPYGLYLKPITKMTISVALPQLKQPGKSISNWEVMERLKGMVHNHQFSTLRISKSTMDFIRFEGEVENKSLVRSFLACLDGKTIKLSGFSDILKVRAAEFKIDFPTRHDWDSFFRDAKDMNETLPGERPDTIHLEGLPCKWFALKESGSEKPSEEVLVRVFERFGEIRNVDIPMLDPYREEMTGRNFHTFSFGGHLNFEAYVQYREYAGFIQAMSALRGMKLMYKGEDGKAVACNIKVSFDSTKHLSDASIKKRQLERQKLQELEQQREEQKRREKEAEERQRAEERKQKELEEQERERRREEKLRRREQRQRERELRRGQRKLERLQAEEQRKLQEKIRLEERKLLLAQRNLQSIRLIAELLSRAKAVKLRQQEQREETLRLQQQEERRRLQEAELRRVEEEKERALGLQRRERELRERLLSILLSKKADGARAPAGLGATHAHLLQPVLDILHTVSAGCAGAAPPTPGAPREAPPRPPAAGPAQNVNGGSAAADEAPSKEGQDPRRVAPDDGPSEKRCPGVLACIPDNNQQPKAAPATCEQSAPRKDARSEQDKCNREPSGGRGRASGDRGSDDRPKRERSRPRRAGSREDARPHKEGRPHRKRSHQDGSPRRRSASPEREHEHEHGRSRRSHSRDRHGRRERSRDRDRRGSSGRKRSRHRRSERSRSGSPSRHRSTWNRRST from the exons ATGGCTGCGGCTACCATCGTGCATGACACGTCCGAGGCGGTGGAGCTGTGCCCTCCCTACGGCCTGTACCTGAAGCCCATCACGAAGATGACCATCAGCGTGGCGCTCCCGCAGCTGAAGCAGCCGGGCAAGTCCATCTCCAACTGGGAGGTGATGGAGCGcctgaagggcatggtgcacaaCCACCAGTTCTCCACGCTGCGCATCTCCAAGAGCACCATGGACTTCATCCGCTTCGAGGGCGAGGTGGAGAACAAGAGCCTGGTCAGGTCCTTCCTGGCCTGCCTGGACGGCAAGACCATCAAGCTCAGCGGCTTCTCCGACATCCTCAAGGTGCGCGCCGCCGAGTTCAAGATCGACTTCCCCACCCGCCACGACTGGGACTCCTTCTTCCGGGACGCCAAGGACATGAACGAGACGCTGCCGGGCGAGCGGCCCGACACCATCCACCTGGAGGGGCTGCCCTGCAAGTGGTTCGCCCTGAAGGAGTCGGGCTCCGAGAAGCCCAGCGAGGAGGTGCTGGTCCGGGTGTTTGAGCGCTTCGGGGAGATCCGCAACGTGGACATCCCCATGCTGGACCCCTACCGCGAGGAGATGACGGGCCGCAACTTCCACACCTTCAGCTTTGGGGGCCACCTGAACTTCGAGGCCTACGTGCAGTACCGCGAGTACGCGGGCTTCATCCAGGCCATGAGCGCGCTGCGCGGCATGAAGCTCATGTACAAGGGCGAGGACGGCAAGGCCGTGGCCTGCAACATCAAG GTTTCTTTCGATTCGACCAAACACTTGAGCGACGCCTCCATCAAGAAACGGCAGCTCGAGCGGCAGAAACTTCAGGAGCTGGAGCAGCAGCGGGAGGAGCAGAAGCGCCGGGAGAAGGAGGCggaggagaggcagagagccGAGGAGAG GAAGCAGAAGGAGCTGGAGGAGCAGGAGCGCGAGAGGAGGCGGGAGGAGAAGCTGCGCAGGCGGGAGCAGAGGCAGCGGGAGCGGGAGCTGCGGCGCGGCCAGCGGAAGCTGGAGAGGCTGCAGGCAGAGGAGCAGCGGAAGCTGCAGGAGAAGATCCGGCTGGAGGAGCGCAAGCTGCTGCTGGCGCAGCGCAACCTGCAGTCCATCCGGCTCATCGCCGAGCTGCTGAGCCGCGCCAAG GCCGTGAAGCTGCGGCAGCAGGAGCAGCGGGAGGAGACGCTGCGGCTGCAGCAACAGGAGGAGCGCCGGCGGCTGCAGGAGGCGGAGCTGCGGCgagtggaggaggagaaggagcgCGCGCTGGGCCTGCAGCGCCGGGAGCGCGAACTGCGGGAGCGCCTGCTCAGCATCCTGCTCAGCAAGAAGGCGGACGGCGCCCGCGCACCCGCGGGCCTGGGCGCCACACACGCGCACCTGCTGCAGCCGGTGCTGGACATCCTGCACACCGTGTCGGCCGGCTGCGCGGGCGCCGCCCCGCCCACGCCCGGCGCCCCCCGCGAGGCCCCGCCCCGGCCGCCGGCTGCCGGCCCCGCCCAGAACGTGAACGGTGGCAGTGCAGCTGCGGACGAGGCCCCGAGCAAGGAGGGGCAGGATCCTCGCCGGGTCGCCCCCGACGACGGCCCGTCCGAGAAGAGGTGCCCCGGCGTCCTCGCCTGCATCCCCGACAACAACCAGCAGCCCAAGGCCGCGCCCGCCACCTGCGAGCAGAGCGCGCCCAGGAAGGACGCTCGCTCCGAGCAAGACAAGTGCAACCGTGAGCCCAGCGGGGGCCGCGGCCGGGCCAGCGGGGACCGGGGCAGCGACGACAGGCCCAAGCGGGAGCGCAGCCGGCCGCGGCGGGCGGGCAGCCGGGAGGACGCGAGGCCGCACAAGGAGGGGCGGCCGCACAGGAAGCGCTCGCACCAGGACGGCAGCCCCCGCCGGCGCAGCGCCAGCCCCGAGCGCGAGCACGAGCACGAGCACGGCCGGTCGCGGAGGTCCCACAGCAGAGACCGGCACGGCCGGCGGGAGAGGAGCCGGGACCGGGACCGCAGGGGCAGCTCGGGCCGGAAGCGCAGCCGCCACCGACGCAGCGAGAGGTCGCGCTCGGGCTCCCCCAGCCGGCACCGCAGCACCTGGAACAG GAGGAGCACGTAG
- the AKAP17A gene encoding A-kinase anchor protein 17A isoform X2 translates to MAAATIVHDTSEAVELCPPYGLYLKPITKMTISVALPQLKQPGKSISNWEVMERLKGMVHNHQFSTLRISKSTMDFIRFEGEVENKSLVRSFLACLDGKTIKLSGFSDILKVRAAEFKIDFPTRHDWDSFFRDAKDMNETLPGERPDTIHLEGLPCKWFALKESGSEKPSEEVLVRVFERFGEIRNVDIPMLDPYREEMTGRNFHTFSFGGHLNFEAYVQYREYAGFIQAMSALRGMKLMYKGEDGKAVACNIKVSFDSTKHLSDASIKKRQLERQKLQELEQQREEQKRREKEAEERQRAEERKQKELEEQERERRREEKLRRREQRQRERELRRGQRKLERLQAEEQRKLQEKIRLEERKLLLAQRNLQSIRLIAELLSRAKAVKLRQQEQREETLRLQQQEERRRLQEAELRRVEEEKERALGLQRRERELRERLLSILLSKKADGARAPAGLGATHAHLLQPVLDILHTVSAGCAGAAPPTPGAPREAPPRPPAAGPAQNVNGGSAAADEAPSKEGQDPRRVAPDDGPSEKRCPGVLACIPDNNQQPKAAPATCEQSAPRKDARSEQDKCNREPSGGRGRASGDRGSDDRPKRERSRPRRAGSREDARPHKEGRPHRKRSHQDGSPRRRSASPEREHEHEHGRSRRSHSRDRHGRRERSRDRDRRGSSGRKRSRHRRSERSRSGSPSRHRSTWNR, encoded by the exons ATGGCTGCGGCTACCATCGTGCATGACACGTCCGAGGCGGTGGAGCTGTGCCCTCCCTACGGCCTGTACCTGAAGCCCATCACGAAGATGACCATCAGCGTGGCGCTCCCGCAGCTGAAGCAGCCGGGCAAGTCCATCTCCAACTGGGAGGTGATGGAGCGcctgaagggcatggtgcacaaCCACCAGTTCTCCACGCTGCGCATCTCCAAGAGCACCATGGACTTCATCCGCTTCGAGGGCGAGGTGGAGAACAAGAGCCTGGTCAGGTCCTTCCTGGCCTGCCTGGACGGCAAGACCATCAAGCTCAGCGGCTTCTCCGACATCCTCAAGGTGCGCGCCGCCGAGTTCAAGATCGACTTCCCCACCCGCCACGACTGGGACTCCTTCTTCCGGGACGCCAAGGACATGAACGAGACGCTGCCGGGCGAGCGGCCCGACACCATCCACCTGGAGGGGCTGCCCTGCAAGTGGTTCGCCCTGAAGGAGTCGGGCTCCGAGAAGCCCAGCGAGGAGGTGCTGGTCCGGGTGTTTGAGCGCTTCGGGGAGATCCGCAACGTGGACATCCCCATGCTGGACCCCTACCGCGAGGAGATGACGGGCCGCAACTTCCACACCTTCAGCTTTGGGGGCCACCTGAACTTCGAGGCCTACGTGCAGTACCGCGAGTACGCGGGCTTCATCCAGGCCATGAGCGCGCTGCGCGGCATGAAGCTCATGTACAAGGGCGAGGACGGCAAGGCCGTGGCCTGCAACATCAAG GTTTCTTTCGATTCGACCAAACACTTGAGCGACGCCTCCATCAAGAAACGGCAGCTCGAGCGGCAGAAACTTCAGGAGCTGGAGCAGCAGCGGGAGGAGCAGAAGCGCCGGGAGAAGGAGGCggaggagaggcagagagccGAGGAGAG GAAGCAGAAGGAGCTGGAGGAGCAGGAGCGCGAGAGGAGGCGGGAGGAGAAGCTGCGCAGGCGGGAGCAGAGGCAGCGGGAGCGGGAGCTGCGGCGCGGCCAGCGGAAGCTGGAGAGGCTGCAGGCAGAGGAGCAGCGGAAGCTGCAGGAGAAGATCCGGCTGGAGGAGCGCAAGCTGCTGCTGGCGCAGCGCAACCTGCAGTCCATCCGGCTCATCGCCGAGCTGCTGAGCCGCGCCAAG GCCGTGAAGCTGCGGCAGCAGGAGCAGCGGGAGGAGACGCTGCGGCTGCAGCAACAGGAGGAGCGCCGGCGGCTGCAGGAGGCGGAGCTGCGGCgagtggaggaggagaaggagcgCGCGCTGGGCCTGCAGCGCCGGGAGCGCGAACTGCGGGAGCGCCTGCTCAGCATCCTGCTCAGCAAGAAGGCGGACGGCGCCCGCGCACCCGCGGGCCTGGGCGCCACACACGCGCACCTGCTGCAGCCGGTGCTGGACATCCTGCACACCGTGTCGGCCGGCTGCGCGGGCGCCGCCCCGCCCACGCCCGGCGCCCCCCGCGAGGCCCCGCCCCGGCCGCCGGCTGCCGGCCCCGCCCAGAACGTGAACGGTGGCAGTGCAGCTGCGGACGAGGCCCCGAGCAAGGAGGGGCAGGATCCTCGCCGGGTCGCCCCCGACGACGGCCCGTCCGAGAAGAGGTGCCCCGGCGTCCTCGCCTGCATCCCCGACAACAACCAGCAGCCCAAGGCCGCGCCCGCCACCTGCGAGCAGAGCGCGCCCAGGAAGGACGCTCGCTCCGAGCAAGACAAGTGCAACCGTGAGCCCAGCGGGGGCCGCGGCCGGGCCAGCGGGGACCGGGGCAGCGACGACAGGCCCAAGCGGGAGCGCAGCCGGCCGCGGCGGGCGGGCAGCCGGGAGGACGCGAGGCCGCACAAGGAGGGGCGGCCGCACAGGAAGCGCTCGCACCAGGACGGCAGCCCCCGCCGGCGCAGCGCCAGCCCCGAGCGCGAGCACGAGCACGAGCACGGCCGGTCGCGGAGGTCCCACAGCAGAGACCGGCACGGCCGGCGGGAGAGGAGCCGGGACCGGGACCGCAGGGGCAGCTCGGGCCGGAAGCGCAGCCGCCACCGACGCAGCGAGAGGTCGCGCTCGGGCTCCCCCAGCCGGCACCGCAGCACCTGGAACAGGTAA